From Watersipora subatra chromosome 2, tzWatSuba1.1, whole genome shotgun sequence, one genomic window encodes:
- the LOC137387364 gene encoding ankyrin and armadillo repeat-containing protein-like, with protein MNEVDENGWAHIHHASKKGYFKSVEKFVKNTEGQLEFETEDELRETPLLVATRAGIANIETINILIDCGGNLQAKNTLNHGIVEICCMEGHTAVLEHFIKLGHEDVPVWEKILKLISSSSEEESAAAGNSLSDLTKPVNGTVNDYWKRVFDHGAIPILVKVIKSSIGDKAKAASLQCIINILTQRQVKEQLVANSGIEILIKRLTAKTGLVVQRTSQALSILCTVMKYADQASNQGAIPVLVNVLSTPHEPEVLVEVLNALGVICDKNEPRQTLLNSTANSIKNIASLLQEAVNPNLLLALNNCISRITRHHEVNQNSIADAGIMPTIISLCNINNKDIQLSAVDTIHMVVDDNNYTQKYVMQEGAIGPLMTLLRRSKVQIFQEKTASALWALAGSGAEDRRAMAARIEVNQLIEFLGSLSETLKYIGSEGLGVLAQGAHNRQDEIADANGVYPLVRVLKEDKEYLVVSAIRSIRHLCLSVGYIPHKRNQSTTAQARGLKTLIALMTLSKSELIQVEAALTLASISLGNAEVLEELWSGSQALEFSYVRILKLLYSEDAVVRLLAGGALATFAFNNMTQQQAIAAEGGVRFSCFLDFLQSDDEFFRCNAAFQVIVLSRVIPDEEQAVVSAAGIKLISDVLHESRSPVIQALAADCVARLAHTRAGIPAALVAIEIVERLCDLMLSDHPQVRGCMAIALAYLSFNHKAERELLNRCRVDPYLIKCLFYYADKSRISPQFLHEWKHYKKIGLPPIQEGRPTLVSQQGYRISTTMPKPSDGPTRLSNSKSNALHGSNNSLSHSQHHEEADAVSTRASVYERANSNAADRVSDRSHSRAVTVAE; from the exons GCAACTTACAGGCTAAAAACACGTTAAACCATGGGATTGTTGAGATATGCTGCATGGAGGGACACACAGCTGTCCTTGAGCATTTTATCAAGCTCGGCCATGAGGATGTTCCAGTGTGGGAAAAGATATTGAAGTTGATCAGCTCTAGTTCTGAGGAAGAGTCAGCAGCAGCAGGGAACTCACTGAGTGACCTCACCAAACCAG TTA ATGGCACGGTGAATGACTACTGGAAGAGAGTGTTTGACCACGGTGCTATTCCAATCCTGGTGAAGGTCATCAAAAGTTCAATAGGTGACAAGGCAAAGGCGGCTTCCCTCCAGTGCATCATAAACATCCTCACTCAGAGGCAGGTGAAAGAGCAGCTGGTGGCCAACTCTGGTATTGAGATCCTAATCAAACGTCTTACAGCTAAAACAGGTCTGGTGGTACAGCGGACCTCGCAAGCTCTCTCCATTCTCTGCACAGTCATGAAATATGCTGATCAAGCTTCTAACCAAGGAGCTATTCCCGTTTTGGTCAATGTCCTCAGTACTCCTCATGAACCTGAAGTTCTCGTCGAAGTTCTTAACGCACTCGGCGTTATCTGTGACAAAAATGAACCGCGACAGACATTATTAAACTCTACAgcaaacagcatcaaaaatATCGCCTCCCTTCTCCAAGAAGCAGTAAATCCAAATCTGTTGCTAGCATTAAACAATTGTATTAGCCGCATAACCCGGCATCATGAAGTAAACCAAAATTCGATCGCCGATGCTGGTATTATGCCAACTATCATCTCCTTATGCAACATTAACAACAAAGACATTCAACTGAGTGCTGTCGACACCATACATATGGTTGTCGATGACAACAACTACACTCAAAAATATGTGATGCAAGAAGGAGCGATCGGACCCCTAATGACACTTCTTCGACGCAGTAAGGTGCAAATATTTCAAGAGAAGACCGCGAGTGCGCTTTGGGCTCTAGCGGGAAGTGGTGCCGAAGATCGAAGAGCGATGGCAGCGAGAATAGAGGTAAATCAATTGATCGAATTTTTAGGTTCATTGTCGGAAACTTTAAAATACATCGGTTCGGAGGGTCTAGGAGTGTTAGCCCAAGGAGCGCACAATAGGCAGGATGAAATCGCAGATGCCAACGGCGTTTATCCATTAGTCAGAGTGCTAAAAGAAGACAAGGAATATCTGGTTGTAAGCGCAATTAGAAGCATTCGTCACCTCTGTCTTTCCGTTGGCTATATTCCTCACAAACGCAATCAGTCTACGACAGCGCAAGCTCGTGGCCTTAAGACTCTTATTGCCCTGATGACCTTGAGTAAAAGTGAACTCATCCAAGTTGAGGCAGCGTTGACCTTGGCCAGCATTTCTCTAG GAAATGCTGAGGTTCTGGAGGAACTGTGGAGTGGTTCTCAAGCCCTAGAGTTCAGCTATGTGCGAATCCTCAAACTTTTATACTCAGAAGATGCTGTTGTCAG GCTGCTAGCAGGAGGAGCCCTAGCAACATTTGCCTTTAACAACATGACCCAGCAGCAGGCCATTGCTGCCGAGGGTGGAGTAAGGTTCTCGTGCTTCCTTGATTTCCTACAAAGTGATGACGAGTTTTTCAGATGCAATGCTGCCTTCCAG GTAATAGTGCTGTCTCGGGTTATACCTGATGAAGAGCAAGCAGTCGTATCGGCAGCAGGAATAAAGCTGATATCTGATGTTCTGCATGAATCTCGCAGTCCTGTCATACAAGCATTAGCAGCCGACTGTGTTGCTAGGCTAGCTCACACACGAGCAG GCATTCCGGCAGCACTGGTTGCCATAGAGATCGTGGAGAGGCTGTGTGACCTCATGCTATCGGACCATCCGCAGGTCAGAGGGTGCATGGCAATTGCTCTTGCCTATCTTTCATTTAATCATAAAGCAGAACGAGAACTCCTCAACAG GTGCAGAGTAGATCCGTATCTCATCAAATGTCTTTTCTACTATGCGGATAAGAGTAGAATATCTCCTCAGTTTCTGCATGAATGGAAACACTATAAGAAGATTGGCCTTCCTCCCAttca AGAAGGACGCCCGACATTAGTGAGCCAACAAGGTTATCGGATATCCACTACTATGCCAAAACCATCTGATGGCCCAACAAGGTTGAGCAACTCCAAATCAAATGCGCTACATGGTTCTAACaattctctctctcattctcaaCATCACGAAGAAGCTGATGCCGTTTCGACCAGAGCTTCAGTCTATGAACGAGCTAACAGCAATGCTGCTGACAGAGTCTCTGACAGATCACACTCTCGAGCAGTCACTGTTGCAGAGTGA